In Spinacia oleracea cultivar Varoflay chromosome 5, BTI_SOV_V1, whole genome shotgun sequence, a single window of DNA contains:
- the LOC110785142 gene encoding LOW QUALITY PROTEIN: probable serine/threonine-protein kinase WNK5 (The sequence of the model RefSeq protein was modified relative to this genomic sequence to represent the inferred CDS: inserted 1 base in 1 codon) translates to MMHNMRVRTQIGGANSQMKYVEVDPSGRYGRFREILGKGAMKTVYKAFDEVLGMEVAWGQVMLNDVFRSPSELQRLYSEVHLLKNLNHESIIQFYNSWIDVDRRTFNFITEMFTSGTLRECRQKYQQVDIRAVKNWARQILRGLVYLHSHDPPVIHRDLKCDNIFVNGHLGLVKIGDLGLAAILRGSQHAHSVIGTPEFMAPELYEEKYNELVDVYSFGMCVLEMLTSEYPYSECLNPTQIYKKVTSGKKPEAFYRIQNMEGQQFVGKCLETVSKRLPAHELLLDPFLATDADLMPVPERPLQIYSPKGVFVNMPFLLDKSMSRTDMAITGTVNLEDNTLSLKVQISDIDGSVRYIHFPFDMINDTTMEVAIEMVRELDITDWEPHEIADMIEDEISSLIPGWKDLHSPTSQQQHSFDFNEDDYGNGHPFLSSSPPSHGSPCSSSNSRRVLCSDDMPLSENNDWLQGTYXIICINSYYSDYEYLNSEEAISNMKTEECSRFCPQEKTIFKSDEKCNGFSGTLRSMNGQNKFSKIRSFMDIRSQLLNRVLMQSLNKRRTSNTVGAVENIGFHDPC, encoded by the exons ATGATGCACAATATGAGGGTTAGGACTCAAATTGGAGGAGCAAATTCTCAGATGAAATATGTTGAAGTTGATCCATCTGGTCGTTACGGACGT TTTAGAGAAATTCTTGGCAAAGGAGCCATGAAGACTGTCTACAAAGCATTTGATGAGGTGCTTGGAATGGAGGTAGCGTGGGGCCAAGTGATGTTGAATGATGTTTTCCGTTCTCCGAGTGAATTACAAAGACTCTACTCTGAAGTTCATCTGCTGAAGAACCTTAATCATGAGTCCATCATACAGTTTTACAATTCATGGATAGACGTTGATCGGAGAACTTTCAATTTTATTACTGAAATGTTCACCTCCGGCACTTTAAGAGA ATGTAGGCAGAAGTATCAGCAAGTCGATATACGAGCTGTCAAGAACTGGGCCCGTCAAATCCTTCGTGGCCTTGTCTATCTGCACAGTCATGATCCTCCAGTGATACACAGGGACCTCAAGTGTGACAACATTTTTGTTAATGGCCATCTTGGGCTGGTGAAGATTGGTGATCTGGGGTTAGCAGCTATTCTTCGTGGTTCACAACATGCCCACAGTGTTATAG GGACTCCAGAATTCATGGCACCAGAACTATATGAGGAAAAATATAACGAGCTTGTGGATGTATATTCCTTTGGTATGTGTGTCTTAGAGATGCTTACTTCTGAATATCCTTACAGCGAATGCTTAAACCCAACTCAAATCTATAAGAAGGTGACATCG GGAAAGAAGCCTGAAGCTTTTTACCGTATCCAAAATATGGAAGGCCAGCAGTTCGTTGGAAAATGCTTGGAAACAGTTTCGAAGAGGTTACCAGCCCATGAGCTGCTGCTGGATCCATTTCTGGCTACAGATGCAGATCTTATGCCAGTGCCGGAACGTCCTCTTCAAATATACTCCCCAAAGGGTGTTTTTGTCAATATGCCTTTTCTGCTTGACAAATCAATGAGTAGAACTGACATGGCAATCACTGGAACAGTGAACCTTGAAGATAATACCCTCTCTCTCAAGGTGCAGATCTCTGACATAGATG GTTCTGTCAGGTATATTCACTTTCCATTTGACATGATTAACGACACGACAATGGAAGTTGCTATTGAGATGGTGAGGGAGCTTGATATAACAGACTGGGAGCCACATGAAATTGCTGATATGATTGAGGATGAGATATCGTCTTTAATTCCAGGATGGAAGGATTTACATTCACCTACAAGCCAGCAACAACATAGTTTTGACTTTAACGAAGATGATTACGGAAATGGCCATCCCTTCCTTTCTTCATCTCCGCCTTCCCATGGGTCTCCTTGCAGTTCCTCCAACTCACGCAGGGTACTATGCTCTGATGACATGCCCTTGAGCGAAAACAATGATTGGCTTCAAGGTACAT ATATTATATGTATAAACAGTTATTATTCTGATTACGAGTACCTGAATAGTGAAGAAGCAATCTCGAATATGAAAACGGAGGAATGTTCTAGGTTCTGTCCTCAGGAGAAGACGATATTCAAGAGTGACGAAAAATGCAATGGGTTTTCCGGTACTCTAAGGAGTATGAATGGCCAAAACAAGTTTAGCAAGATACGTTCGTTCATGGACATCCGTAGTCAGTTGCTAAATAGAGTGTTGATGCAATCCCTGAACAAGCGACGTACATCCAACACTGTCGGTGCTGTGGAAAATATCGGCTTCCATGATCCTTGTTAA